In Sphingobacterium sp. SRCM116780, the genomic stretch TGCCAGAGTCCTCATATTTAACCAAGAATGATCATTTGGAATCCAATAAGATCAACAATCTGTATTTACAGGTTAATAAAAAAATAAATCCCAATTGGAGTGTAAATTGGTCGTCTTATTTTACCACAAGTCGAAAAGGTAATAATCAGGATGTGTTGACTGATTTGAAGTTTAAAGACCAGGAGCCTACGAGCACACGTTTTATCAGTAATAATGATAATAAAAATCAATTATTCTCTACACAGCTAGATTTTACCGCAAATATTAAGGATTTAGCGGTTGAGTTTGGGGGAAAATTCAGTGATGTGACAACGAAAAGTACGTTATTATTTTCGGATGATGTATCAGGGAGTGTGCAAGAACGTCCAGATAAAAGTAATGTTTTTGATTATGATGAACAGAATTTCGCAGTATATACATCGATGAGTTATAAATGGAAGAAATGGAGCTGGAAGGCGGGTTTACGTACTGAAAATACGGTTCTTAATGGTGTCGTTACTGAGCCTGCAGATCAGAACCATCAAAACTATTGGGCATTGTTTCCTACATTTTATGCGCAATATAATACGGAAAAAGAATATCAATGGGGATTTTCTTATGGTAAACGTATCAGTAGGCCAGCCTACTCTTGGTTGAATCCTGCCAAATCATATTACAATCTCTTTGCTTATTTTCAGGGGGATCCTCGACTACGTGCGACCATTATTCATAACCTCAATCTTACGCTCACAAAAAATGCTTGGAATGTGGATTTATTTTATCGTTATGAAAAATGGCCTTCGATGGAAATTTCCATTCAGGATAATAGCAGTCATCAGTTGATGTATCATTATACCAATATCAAGAAAGGACAGGGAGCAGGACTCGATCTCAGTAAGAGTTTTCAATTTACAAAGACATGGAGTTTAAATACACAATTAGAAGCGATGTATAATGAGAATTATTATCAAGATCAAGCTGATCAGTTACACAAAAATAAGGTGTGGATCGGGAATGGTAATATCAGTTCCACATATACCTTGGATAAAAATTCAGGATGGAATCTGGAAATCGGAAATACCTTTACTTCTCCGACAATACAGGGGCCCTTTAAGATTACGGGTTATTCCAGTACTTACCTGATGACCAATCGGAAGTTCTTGCATAAACGGTTAGAAGTCAATCTCTCTTTCATGGATATTTTTAAAACAGAGCAGATTAAGGTTTCGTCTTTATATGCTGATCAAAATAATTACTATAAAGATTATCGAGATACGCGAAAGGTAAATCTGACACTACGTTATCATTTTGGGAATCAAAAAATCAAGAGTAGTAATCAACCCGCTCGAACAGAAGAACAAGGACGCTTGTAGTTGTTTGTCTGAAGGCATTGACGGAGCAGATTTTCGATTTAATAGGTCAGCAGGTTATTTTCGGAATATTGCGTTATGAAGAAAGGCTGAATGAATAACTGTTGTAAACGATTATTCATTCAGCCTTTTTAAAGTATATTACTTTTTTATCAACTTTTGGTCTAGCAAAAATTAAGAGATTCCTTTTAAGAGAAGTTGATCAAAAAATTAATTGATCTTCAATGAATAGGTAATTTGAACACCTCCTGCAGCAAGCATATCATGTACGGAACAGTATTTCTTTACCGCTAATTCTGCTGCTTTTTGTGCTTTAATTTCATCAATGTCTCCTTTTAAGTAAAAACTAATGTGGATATCGGTGAAAATATTTGGAATTTCTTCACGGCGTTTTCCTTCGACTTCGACTTGAATATCATCAACTTGTTGTCTTTGTTTGGCCAAAATGCTATAGAGATCAAATACACTACAAGAGCCCAAAGCCATCAATACCAATTCCATCGGACGCACACCTTTTCCTTCACCCCCAATAGCTTCGGAACCGTCGATATTTACTTTTACATTGGATGTTTCACTGGCTGCTTCAAAATGTACAGCTTTATTTTGGCGACTTAATGTTACTTTCATGATTGCATTTCCTTGTATAAGCAAATGTACGAAATGACTATCGTTAAATAAAACGCTTGAGCACACAGGATAGTAATAGTTATTAAGTTTTATGGAAGGTTATTTTTGGATGAAAAATCTTTAAAAGTTGTATTGTACAAAAAATAGGTAGCATCACTGGAAGAGTTTAGGAGAAGATCATGCACAAGAATGGAAATTAATAACAAAAAAGAGGATAGCCATCAATGACTATCCCCTTATAAATTCTTTATTTTCTAAGCTTAAGGAAGCTTTACACCTCTAAAATCAGCAATATTTAATCTTGGAACTTGTGCTGTATATGTTTTGTTTATGGCTTCAATAAATACATTGGCCATCAACGCATTTCCAATAGGCGTTAAGTGTATACCGTCTAATGAAAAACCATTTCCTGTAATATACTTAGCACTTACAGCTAAACCATCGATCTTAATACCATTTTTAACGGCTGTTAGAAATGCATTCACATCAGCAAGAGCTAGCCCTTTTGCTGTGGCTGTACTTCGGATTGCGGCATTGAATTGATTCACACGCGCCACTACCTCTGCTGCTTCTGTTATATCTAAAACATATTTATCTGCAACAGGATTTAAAGGATGTAAACCATAAGGAATGTGATTGGCATTTGGTACCCCTAACAATCCTGCTGATGAAAAAGGTAATACAAAGAAGTCCTTATCAGTTGCTGCTCGAGGGCCTGTTTTAGTTGCGATATAAATATCGGTCACCTTTGTCGTGCTAGCAGCGTTAACTACTGCTAATAGTACTGCACGTGTTACTGTGGTAAAATAAGGAACAGAAGTTACATCAGGAATCGTTGCTAATACTCCTTTTTGACCTTTAGCAGTCAAAGCTGTTACATAATTGTTAAGCAGTGCTGAGAATAAAGGAAGAGCTGTTAATGTTGTTGTTGGACCTTCTGTAACAGCACCATTTGTCGCATACCCCAAAACATCATTATTTCCTAACGAAAATGTGAAAAAAGTATGATTTTGAGCAGTTGAATACGTGAAATAGTTCATCGATGGGGATGTTCCTTCTGGTAACAGACGCTCAAAATACATGTTTCCAGCAGCTGTACCAATGCCTGGTGCAAAAGCCATGTCCATGCGCATACCTGGTACGCCTAAATTGTTGATGGGATCGGTGTATTTTGTCAATAGTTTTGGAGAAGGGGAACGATAAGCTAATTTATCCGTTACCTGTTCTGTTACTGGTTGACCATTAACCAATGCTTTTAGACGAATATATCCAGATCCATTTGCTTGTTCTTCACTAAAAAAAGGAGATTTAAATTCACCTCCTCCAACTTTTTGAAGTTGTTGAGCAATTAATAATGGGAAAGCGACTTTTTGGCCTTCTAAATATAGCCCTCCGTCTGCATATCCTGCTGAAAGAGAGTTTCCGATAGCAATATACTTGCTAAAGTCTGCCTTTGTACCCGCAGATGGCGTAAATTCATCTAGAGTCGGTTTACATGCCGTAATACTGAGTATAGCAATTGCAACTCCTATATATAGTTTATTTCTTTTCATGATGATAACATTTTAGTTATAAATGCTTAAAATTTGTAACTTAACGCAATTCCTGGAGCGTAAATATTCGTAACATATGTTCCTGATAAATGAGTTTCTACGTTATTCGCTTCACGGGGAAGTATTCTTTGATAGGCAAAAGATCCTGTCAAGTCAAATTTCTCAGACATATTATAGGTAAAACCTCCTGACACCAAGAAACGGTTGTTATCTGGAGTTTCAGGATAAACATAATCTTTACTAACAGGAGTTGCTATGTATCCGCCCCCTACACGTAATTGTAGTTTTTCACATGCAAGATATTCAATACCTGCTTTAATAGAACCTGCTTTTTTATAGTTTTTTGGTGAATGTGTATCTGGGGTATTGGCGCCGCTGTAGTCGAAATTCAATTCTTTATAGATATCGTAATTGATGACAGTTCCATCTACGGCCATTTTCACCTTTTCACTAATTGGGAAAGTTACTCCTACAGCGAAAGTGGATGGTAACGGTAACTCGGCACTAAATTTACTGTCTGCAGGAAATGTTCCTTGAGCAGCTTCAGGGACAGTGAATTTAGCATCCCCATCTTTCAGTTTCGTAATAACTTTTGAGCGATAACTCATGGAAATAGCAAATTCATCCGTTAAGTTATAATGAGCACCTACATTATATCCAGTACCAGTACCTGTTCCTTTCAACTCTGCCAATCCCGTAGATCCATCTTGGAAATAAACAGGAATAGCGCTTTGAAGATCGACAGATCCGATGTTATAAACAAATCCACCACCGATACTGAAATTATCAGTTAGTTTGAAACTTAACGTTGGTTGTATATAAATAGCACGTAATGCTAAGCTCACTAGACTGAATTTACCCGTCCACTCTGTCCCCCAATCAACAGCGCCCCCATAAGGAGTGTATACGCCTATACCCGCTTTCCACCATGAGTTTTTAGGACCTACGGTTGCAAAAAGTGAAAACGGAGGTGTTACTTGACTTTTCGTATGGTTGACTACTGAACTTCCAGTAGCTTGAAAAGCTGATCTATACATGACCGCATTTGCGGCAACAGAAATCGCATTATGATCCATTTTTGCAAGTGCCCCTGGATTATAAAATATCGAAGATTCATCTGTAAAGTAGGCAGAACCTGCACCACCCATACCCACAGATTTAGGACTCTGAAGGTTGACTTGGGACCCCTGTGCAAAAAGTAATGAAGGGGATGCACAAAGCAACGCAATTAATAACTTCTTCATATACATGTAATTTGGTTTATATATTGTGTTTGAGTTTATAATGCTAACATAGTAATTTTTTGTTATTTATTGATATTTTTTTGGCATTTATTGATAAATATTTATTTCGTAAATATTGACACTAATAATTGTAATTTTTGTGGTAAGATTAGAATGAAATCATTAAATTGCTAAAAAAAATAATTATGGCAACAGTAACATTCAAAGGCGGATCTGTAAAAACAGTAGGAAATTTACCTGCTATAGGTAGTGCAGCTCCCGATTTTAAATTAACAGCAGGAGATCTGTCTGATAAATCATTGACAGATTATAAAGGAAAAAAAGTTGTTTTAAATATTTTCCCAAGCGTGGATACAGGGACATGTGCGGCATCTGTTCGTGCTTTTAATAAATCAGCTGCAGACTTGGAAAATACAGTAGTACTTTGTATTTCTAAAGATTTACCATTTGCACAAGGACGTTTTTGTGCAGCAGAAGGATTGAATAATGTGGTGACGTTATCTGAGTATAAGGATACTAATTTTTCTGATGCTTATCAGTTGAGATTCGCAGATGGTCCTTTGGCTGGATTACTAAGCCGTGTTGTCATTACTCTAAATGAAAATGGACAAGTTCTTTATGAAGAACAAGTCGCAGAAACAACAGAAGAACCAAATTATGAAGCGGCTTTAGCTTCTTTGAAATAATAGGATTAGCTTTCATAAAACAAAAGCCAGCTCAAAATTTTGAACTGGCTTTTGTTTTTTGTGTATATTCAGGAATGCTATAAAAGTTGTATCTAACTTTTGTAGCATCGTCTCTGTAAATTTATTTTGTTTTTTCTAAGGCTTGCAGAATATCTTGAATAATATCTTCTTGATCTTCAAGACCCACCGAAAGTCGAATGCTTCCTGGTTGAATACCCAGATTCACTCGTTCTGCTTCTGATAATTTAGAATGTGTCGTTGACCCTGGATGAGTAGCGATAGAACGTGCATCTCCTAAGTTAGAAGTGTACAAAATCATATTCAACTCATCCAAGAATCGAAATGCTCTTTCTTGTCCACCTTTTACAATAAAAGTGACGATACCACCTCCAGCTTTCATTTGTTTTTTCGCTAATTCGTATTGCGGATGAGAAGGTAGAAAAGGGTATTTAACATCTTCGATTTCAGCATGCTTTTCCAATACCTCTGCAAGTGCTAATGCATTGCTACAATGTCTATCCATACGTAAACCTAAAGTGTCTAGGCTTTTGGAAATAACCCAAGCATTGAATGGTGATAGAGAAGGGCCAGTATGGCGAATGAAAAACATTAATTTATCAATCAAGTCTTTTTTACCTACAACTAATCCTCCTAATACACGACCTTGCCCATCCATATATTTGGTTGCAGAATGGATGGATAAGTCAAATCCATATCTTAATGGTTTTTGTAGGTAAGGTGTTGCGAAGCAATTATCGATTGCGAGTATGATATTCGGATATTTCTTTTTCAGAGAACCTAACCATTCTAAATCCACTAATTCTAATCCTGGATTGGATGGTGATTCAAGGAAGATAATTTTTGTATTCGGTTGGATGGCTTTTTCCCACTCTTCAGGATTAACAGCATCAACATAAGTAGTGGTTACTCCCCAACGAGGAAATAACTGTGTAAATAATTGATGTGTCGACCCAAAAATAGCACGTGAAGAAACGATATGATCGCCGCTTTCAATAATACCTGCAAAAGATGCAAAGACAGCTGCCATACCCGAAGAGAATGATAAACCAGCTTCAGCCTCTTCTAGGATACATACTTTATTGATCAGTTCGGAAGTATTTGGATTGGCATATCTTGAATATACCATCCCTTGCTCTTCTTCAGCAAAAATGGCTCTTCCTTGCTCAGCACTATCAAAAATAAAACTGGAAGTTAAGTATAAAGGAACGGAATGCTCACGTGTTGCAGAACGATCGGCTTGTTCGCGTATAATTTTAGATTGATCTTTGTTCATGATAGGCCAAATTTACGTAAATGTTTGTTTGCTAGTTTAATAAATTTTGATTTTTTTGATCATTATTTTGACGATTATGTATACTTCAAACAGCTAAAGAAGATTTTATAGGAAGAATATATAATAAATCGATTGAGGATAGCTATGTGTAAACAATAAGTTGGGAAGCTATGGTATTCATAAAATAAAACAAGCTCCATATCGTAAGATACAGAGCTTGTTACATAAATTGTAAAAAATATAATCCTTATCGTTGCGGCATATGTTTACTTAGCTCCTCCATATCGAGACCAAGACCTTTTGCTACGCCTATTCCTAAATTAATATCTGCTCTAAACCAGTGACACAATTGACGATTGATGATTTCCATTTTCTTTGGTCCCTCAATCCCTGACATGGCTCCTGCAATATTTTCGATTAAATGTTGTTTCTGTTCGGCGTCCAATAAACGATATAGATCACCTGGTTGTGTATAGTGATCATCTTCTCCAGGAGCATTGCGATCATAATTATCGGCAACTAAACTGTCCAATTGTAGCGCTGGTTCTTTATACGATTGATCTTCATAATTTCCATCAAAACTATTTGGAAAATAATTAGGTTCAGAACCTTGGTTACCATTGACGGTCATTTGGCCATCACGTTGATAATTATTCGTCATAAATGGACATTGATTAACGGGAATTTGCTCATAATTCCCACCTAAACGATAACGTTGTGCATCTGGGTAGGACAAAATACGTCCTTGCAACATTTTATCAGGAGAGAACCCGATACCATCTACAATGTGTGCCGGAGCGAAAGCAACTTGTTCAACATGTGCGAAATAGTTATTCGGGTTTTGATTTAGCTCCATCACACCGACTTCAATTAATGGATATTCTTTTTGAGACCATACCTTTGTTAAGTCAAAAGGATTCCAACGGAAAGTTTTGGTTTCCGATTCGGTCATCACTTGAATATATAATTTCCATTTTGGAAAATCACCATTTTCAATCGCTGTATGGAGATCACGTTGTGCGTAGTCCATATCTTTTGACCGCATTTCATCTGCTTCAGCGCCAGTCAAGTTTTTGATACCTTGTTGTGTTCTGAAATGATATTTAATATAAACACGTTCGTTATTGACATTGATCATGGAATAGGTATGACTTCCGTAACCATGCATATGACGGTATCCAAAAGGAGTACCCCGATCGGACATCAATGTCGTGACCTGATGTAGCGATTCTGGATTTAAAGACCAGAAATCCCATACCATGGTAGCCGATTTGCAGTTTGTATACGGATCTCTTTTTTGTGTATGAATAAAATCGGGGAATTTCTTCGCATCCTTGATGAAGAAAACAGGTGTGTTATTCCCTACTAAATCATAATTGCCATCTTCAGTGTAGAATTTAACGGCAAAACCACGTGGATCTCTTTCAGAATCTGCAGAACCCTTTTCTCCACCTACTGTTGAAAAACGGATAAATAGTTTTGTTTGTTTACCAATTCCATTAAATAATTTTGCTCTGGTATACTTAGAAATATCATTAGTGACTGTAAAAGTACCATAAGCACCAGATCCTTTCGCGTGTACAATACGTTCTGGAATTCGCTCTCTATTAAAATGTGCTAATTTTTCATGTAGAAAATAATCTTGCAATAAGACTGGACCTCTTGGACCAACTGTCATGCTGTCTTGGTAGTTTACAACTGGAGCTCCCGACGCAGTCGTAATTTTTTTGTTCTTGTTATCTTCCATGTTCATATTGGTGTTAATTCTCTTTTGCTTTAGAACAAATTTAACTGAAAATCATGTTATTATCTCATTGATAATTTTGATGAGATATAGATCTTGATTATCACTTGTTGTTGTATTTATAAATATAATCAATTGATTGATTAAAGAAAATAGCTTAGTTCAATTTTAATTACCCTAAAATAAAACTATATTTAGGCCTTTAAACCTTTTTCTTCGTTATACTATGTTAACATTCCTTCTTTCTAGTTTGTTTTTAGTCAATTCTGGTGTTCTTCCTGCAAAAAAGGTAGATCCACCCAAACCATACGGTGCTGTTCCATCGGAACGACAGTTGAAATGGCATGAAATGGATACCTATTGCTTGATTCATTTTACACCAACCACGTTTCAAAATAAAGAATGGGGATATGGGGACGCTAACCCTGAAATTTTTAATCCATCGAATTTTGATGCGAATCAAATTGCAAGGGCAGCGGCTTCGGCAGGTTTTAAGGGGTTGATCAGCGTGACTAAACATCATGATGGTTTCTGTCTTTGGCCAACGGCTACTACAACTTATAGTGTTGCTTCCTCTCCATGGAAAAATGGTAAGGGTGATATGGTCAAAGAATTTATGACTGCTGCCCACTCCAATAATATGAAGTTTGGGGTGTATTTGTCCGCATGGGATCGTAACGATACACGTTATGGTACGGCTGCATATGCAGATGCGTATCGTGCACAGTTGACGGAACTGATGTCTAATTATGGAGAATTGTTTACGTCTTGGCATGATGGTGCAAATGGAGGAGATGGATATTATGGGGGATTAAGGGAGAAAAGAACGATTGATCGTAGTACTTATTATGCTTGGGAAGATAAAACATGGCCTATTGTTCGAAAACTACAGCCAATGGCTATGATTTTTAGTGATATTGGTCCTGATATGCGCTGGGTAGGAAATGAAAAAGGTTTTGCAGGAGAAACTTCTTGGGCAACATTTACACCAGAAGGTGTAGATGGGCAAAAACCTGTTCCAGGTCATATGAATGATAAAACATTAACTTCTGGGGTTCGTAATGGCAAATATTGGATTCCTGCAGAATGTGATGTTCCACAAAGACCAGGATGGTTTTATCACTCTGAACAAGACGCACAGGTAAAAACACCAAATCAGTTATTCGAAATCTATTTAAAATCTGTAGGACGTGGTGCCAATATGAATCTAGGGTTAGCACCTATGCCATCTGGACAACTGCATGAAAATGATGTCAAATCTCTTGAAGGATTTGGAAAAAAGGTGAAAAAGACTTTTGAAACGAACCTGGCAAAAGGCGCTCAAATAAAGGCTTCCTCTATCCGCGGCCATGCAACAAAAGTATATGGAACGCAGTATATCCTCGATAATGATCGCTACAGCTACTGGGCTACAAATGATCAAGAGCATCAAGCAACATTAGACATTACCTTAAAAGGGAAACAAACTTTTGATATTATCCAGATCAGAGAAAATATTAAATTAGGTCAACGTTTGGATAGTGTTGTTATTGAACAAAAAGTAGATGGAGCATGGGTTTTCCTTGCTAAGGCAACGAGTATTGGAGCTAATCGATTGCTGAAATTGGATAAACCTGTGACCATACAACAATTACGTCTTCATTTATTTGCTCCTGTTGCCATTACTGTGAGCGATTTTGGCTTGTATAAAGAATATAATGAACCTTTTGCTTTTACTGCTTCAGGTTTAAATAAATTATCCAGCGATCAATTTATTGTTGAAACTTCTCCAGAATTAATAAAAGCGCATGACGAGAATGGTCAAACTTTTGCCGCACTGAGTGCTGATTCTGATGGATTTACTTTTGAATTGAAAAAAGAAATTTCAGGATTTGGTTATTTACCTCGTCAAGATGGTAAAATAGAAGGTACGGCTACAAAATATAAAATCTATACAAGTCAAGATAAGCAAAAATGGGAACTGTTAAAGGAGGGTGAATTTTCGAATATCAAAGCGAATCCGATTTTACAACAGGTTATGTTTGACTCATCAGTGCAAGCAAAATATATCAAATTTGTTCCAACGGAAACGTTAACTAAAAATCTATTCACAATAGCAGAATTCGAATTATACTCGAAGTAAAAATGAAATTTATAACGAAGTCAACGTTATTCAGTTTGATCATGATCACATCCTTTCAAGCGTTTGCTCAAAAAAAGGATCCATTGATCATGTGGTATGATCGACCTGCTAATCGTTGGGAAGAGACGTTACCCTTAGGAAATGGATTGATTGGTATGATGCCTGATGGGGGGATTCAAAAGGAATCGTTAGTACTGAATGAAATATCCATGTGGTCAGGATCTGCAGAAGATCCCAACAATTATGAAGCTTATAAAAGTGTTCATAGGATTCAACAGCTACTGATTGCAGGGAAGAACGACGAAGCAGAGCAATTGGTCAATCAGAACTTTGTCTGTAGTGGACAAGGATCGGCTTTTGGATCAGGAGCAAATGCTCCTTATGGAAGCTATCAGAATTTTGGTTTTCTAAAATTCAATTACGACATCAATCCAAAAGACGTTTTGCATTACGAAAGATCGCTTCATATTGGAAATGCAACGGCTAAAACTTCCTTTACAGCTGATGGTGTCACTTATAACAGAACTTATTATACTTCGTTTGATCAAAATGTGGGTGTTATTCATCTCACTGCTTCAAAGAAAAAAAGTATCGGTTTTACTGTGGCTTTAGAAAGATCAGAAAATATCGATTCTTATCAAGTTAAGGATGGTGAAATAACATTGTTGGGTTCTTTACCTGATGGTAAAGGAGGCAAGAATCTACAGTTTGCCAGTAAAGTGAAAATCGTGTTCAAAGGTGGAAATCTTACCGACAATGGTAAACAGCTCGTGTTGAAAGGTGCTGATGAGGCAACTGTTCTTTTTACTGCAAGTACAGATTATTATGGATCGAATCCGCAAGAAGTAATTGCTAAGAATATAGCTG encodes the following:
- a CDS encoding OmpP1/FadL family transporter, giving the protein MKKLLIALLCASPSLLFAQGSQVNLQSPKSVGMGGAGSAYFTDESSIFYNPGALAKMDHNAISVAANAVMYRSAFQATGSSVVNHTKSQVTPPFSLFATVGPKNSWWKAGIGVYTPYGGAVDWGTEWTGKFSLVSLALRAIYIQPTLSFKLTDNFSIGGGFVYNIGSVDLQSAIPVYFQDGSTGLAELKGTGTGTGYNVGAHYNLTDEFAISMSYRSKVITKLKDGDAKFTVPEAAQGTFPADSKFSAELPLPSTFAVGVTFPISEKVKMAVDGTVINYDIYKELNFDYSGANTPDTHSPKNYKKAGSIKAGIEYLACEKLQLRVGGGYIATPVSKDYVYPETPDNNRFLVSGGFTYNMSEKFDLTGSFAYQRILPREANNVETHLSGTYVTNIYAPGIALSYKF
- a CDS encoding OsmC family protein, whose protein sequence is MKVTLSRQNKAVHFEAASETSNVKVNIDGSEAIGGEGKGVRPMELVLMALGSCSVFDLYSILAKQRQQVDDIQVEVEGKRREEIPNIFTDIHISFYLKGDIDEIKAQKAAELAVKKYCSVHDMLAAGGVQITYSLKIN
- a CDS encoding trans-sulfuration enzyme family protein, whose product is MNKDQSKIIREQADRSATREHSVPLYLTSSFIFDSAEQGRAIFAEEEQGMVYSRYANPNTSELINKVCILEEAEAGLSFSSGMAAVFASFAGIIESGDHIVSSRAIFGSTHQLFTQLFPRWGVTTTYVDAVNPEEWEKAIQPNTKIIFLESPSNPGLELVDLEWLGSLKKKYPNIILAIDNCFATPYLQKPLRYGFDLSIHSATKYMDGQGRVLGGLVVGKKDLIDKLMFFIRHTGPSLSPFNAWVISKSLDTLGLRMDRHCSNALALAEVLEKHAEIEDVKYPFLPSHPQYELAKKQMKAGGGIVTFIVKGGQERAFRFLDELNMILYTSNLGDARSIATHPGSTTHSKLSEAERVNLGIQPGSIRLSVGLEDQEDIIQDILQALEKTK
- the tpx gene encoding thiol peroxidase, whose translation is MATVTFKGGSVKTVGNLPAIGSAAPDFKLTAGDLSDKSLTDYKGKKVVLNIFPSVDTGTCAASVRAFNKSAADLENTVVLCISKDLPFAQGRFCAAEGLNNVVTLSEYKDTNFSDAYQLRFADGPLAGLLSRVVITLNENGQVLYEEQVAETTEEPNYEAALASLK
- a CDS encoding alpha-L-fucosidase; its protein translation is MLTFLLSSLFLVNSGVLPAKKVDPPKPYGAVPSERQLKWHEMDTYCLIHFTPTTFQNKEWGYGDANPEIFNPSNFDANQIARAAASAGFKGLISVTKHHDGFCLWPTATTTYSVASSPWKNGKGDMVKEFMTAAHSNNMKFGVYLSAWDRNDTRYGTAAYADAYRAQLTELMSNYGELFTSWHDGANGGDGYYGGLREKRTIDRSTYYAWEDKTWPIVRKLQPMAMIFSDIGPDMRWVGNEKGFAGETSWATFTPEGVDGQKPVPGHMNDKTLTSGVRNGKYWIPAECDVPQRPGWFYHSEQDAQVKTPNQLFEIYLKSVGRGANMNLGLAPMPSGQLHENDVKSLEGFGKKVKKTFETNLAKGAQIKASSIRGHATKVYGTQYILDNDRYSYWATNDQEHQATLDITLKGKQTFDIIQIRENIKLGQRLDSVVIEQKVDGAWVFLAKATSIGANRLLKLDKPVTIQQLRLHLFAPVAITVSDFGLYKEYNEPFAFTASGLNKLSSDQFIVETSPELIKAHDENGQTFAALSADSDGFTFELKKEISGFGYLPRQDGKIEGTATKYKIYTSQDKQKWELLKEGEFSNIKANPILQQVMFDSSVQAKYIKFVPTETLTKNLFTIAEFELYSK
- a CDS encoding SGNH/GDSL hydrolase family protein, translating into MKRNKLYIGVAIAILSITACKPTLDEFTPSAGTKADFSKYIAIGNSLSAGYADGGLYLEGQKVAFPLLIAQQLQKVGGGEFKSPFFSEEQANGSGYIRLKALVNGQPVTEQVTDKLAYRSPSPKLLTKYTDPINNLGVPGMRMDMAFAPGIGTAAGNMYFERLLPEGTSPSMNYFTYSTAQNHTFFTFSLGNNDVLGYATNGAVTEGPTTTLTALPLFSALLNNYVTALTAKGQKGVLATIPDVTSVPYFTTVTRAVLLAVVNAASTTKVTDIYIATKTGPRAATDKDFFVLPFSSAGLLGVPNANHIPYGLHPLNPVADKYVLDITEAAEVVARVNQFNAAIRSTATAKGLALADVNAFLTAVKNGIKIDGLAVSAKYITGNGFSLDGIHLTPIGNALMANVFIEAINKTYTAQVPRLNIADFRGVKLP
- a CDS encoding outer membrane beta-barrel family protein; this translates as MKYLLGLLLVPFLAQAQVKQLSGMVFTQAGVPLADATIVLLDSAYQPVQESKASVTGRFDLSIKNNSRYYLTLSHLNYQSKEIYFRGDTVQAIWSIALVPNATTLEEAQVTGARPKVIRKVDRLEFNVQNSNLSSLNSWDILKRTPMVMVNGSTISVRGNQKIVVLINERKVMLTGDELKTLLENTTGSDVQSIEVITNPPAKYEAEGSTIINIKLLKSQLYGYRGVLLALAEQSNYGKQLFGLTQYYKNEKFNFRGTYNYGRGTYARYGTDFVYYPNEQASWESTMTRIDENKNQNSYVFSMEYTPDTTWSINMGLNGYYGPKSTGLYEVPTVIYDKAHVPESSYLTKNDHLESNKINNLYLQVNKKINPNWSVNWSSYFTTSRKGNNQDVLTDLKFKDQEPTSTRFISNNDNKNQLFSTQLDFTANIKDLAVEFGGKFSDVTTKSTLLFSDDVSGSVQERPDKSNVFDYDEQNFAVYTSMSYKWKKWSWKAGLRTENTVLNGVVTEPADQNHQNYWALFPTFYAQYNTEKEYQWGFSYGKRISRPAYSWLNPAKSYYNLFAYFQGDPRLRATIIHNLNLTLTKNAWNVDLFYRYEKWPSMEISIQDNSSHQLMYHYTNIKKGQGAGLDLSKSFQFTKTWSLNTQLEAMYNENYYQDQADQLHKNKVWIGNGNISSTYTLDKNSGWNLEIGNTFTSPTIQGPFKITGYSSTYLMTNRKFLHKRLEVNLSFMDIFKTEQIKVSSLYADQNNYYKDYRDTRKVNLTLRYHFGNQKIKSSNQPARTEEQGRL
- a CDS encoding catalase yields the protein MEDNKNKKITTASGAPVVNYQDSMTVGPRGPVLLQDYFLHEKLAHFNRERIPERIVHAKGSGAYGTFTVTNDISKYTRAKLFNGIGKQTKLFIRFSTVGGEKGSADSERDPRGFAVKFYTEDGNYDLVGNNTPVFFIKDAKKFPDFIHTQKRDPYTNCKSATMVWDFWSLNPESLHQVTTLMSDRGTPFGYRHMHGYGSHTYSMINVNNERVYIKYHFRTQQGIKNLTGAEADEMRSKDMDYAQRDLHTAIENGDFPKWKLYIQVMTESETKTFRWNPFDLTKVWSQKEYPLIEVGVMELNQNPNNYFAHVEQVAFAPAHIVDGIGFSPDKMLQGRILSYPDAQRYRLGGNYEQIPVNQCPFMTNNYQRDGQMTVNGNQGSEPNYFPNSFDGNYEDQSYKEPALQLDSLVADNYDRNAPGEDDHYTQPGDLYRLLDAEQKQHLIENIAGAMSGIEGPKKMEIINRQLCHWFRADINLGIGVAKGLGLDMEELSKHMPQR